A genomic segment from Myxosarcina sp. GI1 encodes:
- a CDS encoding class I SAM-dependent methyltransferase, whose product MNLNQQQDIHNKNESERIANIYQKIAKNYDFLGEYLLGMIFSPFGYGSYRQKAIASLNLQPGDTVIDLCCGTGLNFPLLEKAIGSEGKIIGVDLTDAMLAQAQKRVEKNGWSNVELMQSDVTFYQFPIGVDGIISTWGITLVSECDLAIQNGSQALSPGERWVILDFKIPDNWLARFAPLLSFLFIRPFGGNLQMASRHPWESLDKYLQNISFTELLLGFAYIAVGQRKEEKVYYE is encoded by the coding sequence ATGAATTTAAATCAACAACAAGATATTCATAATAAAAATGAAAGCGAAAGAATAGCAAATATTTACCAAAAGATTGCCAAAAATTACGATTTTCTCGGCGAATACCTACTTGGTATGATATTTAGTCCCTTCGGCTATGGGAGCTATCGTCAAAAAGCGATCGCCTCTCTCAATTTACAACCTGGAGATACGGTTATAGACCTCTGCTGCGGGACGGGTTTGAATTTTCCTTTATTGGAAAAAGCTATTGGTTCAGAGGGAAAAATCATTGGTGTCGATCTAACCGACGCGATGCTGGCACAAGCTCAAAAAAGAGTGGAAAAAAATGGTTGGTCAAATGTCGAGTTAATGCAGAGTGATGTAACTTTCTATCAATTTCCCATTGGTGTAGATGGCATTATCTCCACCTGGGGCATTACCCTGGTTTCTGAATGCGATCTCGCGATCCAAAATGGTTCTCAGGCACTTTCCCCTGGAGAACGCTGGGTAATTTTAGATTTTAAGATTCCAGACAATTGGCTGGCAAGGTTTGCGCCTCTGTTGAGTTTCCTATTTATTCGTCCCTTTGGCGGCAACTTGCAAATGGCAAGCCGACACCCCTGGGAATCGCTCGATAAATACTTGCAAAATATCTCCTTTACCGAGCTATTGCTGGGCTTTGCTTATATTGCTGTCGGGCAGAGAAAAGAGGAGAAAGTGTATTATGAATAG
- a CDS encoding DUF1622 domain-containing protein: MLALQVNFYGAFPINYYFWVAFPGPGSEFVQLAEGLLYHVVAAVKVFLEGIAISIVVIAAVRTLLKFLRSLKSSGHQQNWVMIRLDLGLALALSLEFLLAADIVSTAVSPSWDDLGKLATVTGIRTFLNFFLHKEVDQLEAKTHPHERKVIRGKKTDF; the protein is encoded by the coding sequence ATGCTAGCCTTGCAAGTTAACTTTTATGGAGCGTTCCCCATTAATTACTATTTTTGGGTTGCCTTTCCAGGACCCGGTTCTGAGTTCGTCCAATTGGCAGAAGGATTACTTTATCACGTGGTAGCTGCTGTAAAAGTTTTTTTGGAAGGAATCGCGATCTCGATCGTTGTCATTGCCGCAGTGCGGACGCTTTTAAAGTTCCTCCGTTCTTTAAAATCGAGTGGTCATCAACAAAATTGGGTAATGATCCGCCTCGATCTAGGATTGGCACTTGCTCTATCCCTAGAGTTCCTCTTAGCTGCTGATATTGTCAGTACTGCTGTCTCTCCCAGTTGGGATGATCTGGGAAAACTGGCTACTGTTACTGGAATTCGTACTTTTCTCAACTTTTTCCTACATAAAGAGGTTGACCAGCTAGAAGCAAAGACACACCCCCACGAAAGAAAAGTCATTCGGGGAAAGAAAACAGACTTTTGA
- a CDS encoding DUF2933 domain-containing protein produces MTHHSRTAWRWRSPSGIALLVFLGIAAFFLVAEHWVHIIPVLPWLLLLACPFMHLFMHGGHGGHGGHGSSHNKDSEGGQR; encoded by the coding sequence ATGACTCATCATTCTCGAACTGCTTGGCGGTGGCGATCGCCTTCTGGCATCGCTCTTTTAGTCTTTCTAGGTATTGCTGCATTTTTTCTCGTAGCCGAACACTGGGTACACATAATTCCCGTCTTGCCTTGGTTGCTGTTACTAGCTTGCCCTTTTATGCATCTATTTATGCACGGCGGTCATGGCGGTCATGGCGGTCACGGGAGCAGTCATAACAAAGATTCTGAAGGAGGTCAACGATGA
- a CDS encoding multicopper oxidase family protein, with amino-acid sequence MDKLKFNRRQFFFLSAASAGAVLLSQQQSGRTQISSDNQIALAQVHASTDGVLALDLEASYRTVNLGGIQAYLLAYNGQIPGPRLEAKPGDTVRLRFTNSLTQPTNLHYHGLHVTPTGNADNVFLVIPPGETLTYEFTIPSNHPSGTFWYHPHLHGLVAEQLFGGLAGLFIVRGELDEIPEIKAAKEEFLLLKDFELDRNGRIIQPSPMARMTGREGRLVTINGRVKPTFSIATGDLLRLRIVNASTSRFYRLELENHPFYLIASDGGALSEPVEVRQLLLSPGERTEVLVRGEREPGQYRLLNLPYDRGGMGMMGGGMMGRGMRGGSFTQRNPETLATFTYSNSTASLPLPQQLIPVEELPEPETVRRFQINHGMAPGMGMVFLINGQTYSSNRIDTRVRLNAVEDWELVNTGVMDHPLHIHVNNFQLVSRNGRASPYRAWKDTVVVSPGETVRIRTRFADFTGKTVYHCHILDHEDLGMMGTMEITN; translated from the coding sequence ATGGATAAACTTAAATTTAACCGCCGACAATTTTTCTTCCTCAGTGCTGCTAGTGCAGGAGCAGTCTTACTTTCCCAGCAACAGTCGGGAAGAACGCAAATTTCAAGCGATAACCAGATAGCCCTGGCTCAAGTTCATGCTAGCACTGACGGAGTTTTAGCTCTCGACCTCGAAGCCAGTTACCGTACTGTAAATCTAGGAGGTATTCAGGCTTATCTCTTAGCCTACAACGGACAGATTCCTGGACCGCGCCTGGAAGCTAAACCAGGGGATACGGTACGTCTTCGCTTTACCAATAGCCTGACTCAACCCACTAACCTGCATTATCATGGCTTACATGTCACCCCCACTGGGAATGCTGACAATGTTTTTCTAGTGATTCCTCCTGGGGAAACTTTAACCTACGAATTTACCATACCTTCTAATCACCCATCGGGAACGTTTTGGTATCATCCCCACCTGCACGGTTTGGTAGCCGAACAGTTATTTGGTGGTTTGGCAGGATTATTTATCGTTAGAGGAGAACTAGATGAAATTCCCGAAATTAAAGCAGCGAAAGAAGAATTTTTACTTCTCAAGGATTTCGAGCTAGACAGAAACGGACGGATTATCCAGCCTTCCCCTATGGCACGGATGACGGGCAGAGAAGGGCGGTTGGTGACAATTAACGGTCGAGTTAAGCCCACTTTCTCCATTGCTACTGGTGATTTGTTACGTCTGCGTATTGTAAATGCTTCAACATCTCGCTTTTACCGACTGGAACTCGAAAACCATCCTTTTTATTTAATTGCTTCAGACGGAGGTGCCCTCTCAGAACCAGTAGAAGTTCGACAACTACTGCTATCTCCTGGGGAAAGAACTGAGGTTTTGGTGCGAGGGGAGAGAGAACCAGGACAATACCGTTTATTGAATCTGCCTTACGACCGTGGGGGGATGGGCATGATGGGTGGCGGTATGATGGGCAGGGGCATGAGAGGAGGAAGTTTTACCCAGAGAAATCCTGAGACTTTGGCGACTTTTACCTATAGCAATTCCACTGCTTCACTCCCCTTACCCCAGCAGCTCATTCCTGTAGAAGAACTACCAGAACCCGAGACGGTAAGACGCTTTCAGATTAATCACGGCATGGCTCCTGGGATGGGTATGGTTTTTCTTATTAACGGTCAAACCTATAGCTCCAATCGCATCGATACTCGGGTGCGTCTCAACGCAGTTGAAGATTGGGAGCTAGTCAATACAGGGGTGATGGATCATCCCCTACACATCCACGTCAACAACTTTCAGCTCGTTTCGCGTAACGGCAGAGCCTCGCCCTATCGGGCTTGGAAGGATACGGTTGTCGTGTCCCCAGGGGAAACCGTCCGCATCCGCACTCGGTTTGCCGATTTTACAGGAAAAACCGTCTATCACTGCCACATTCTCGATCACGAGGACTTGGGCATGATGGGCACTATGGAAATTACAAATTAA
- the rppB gene encoding two-component system sensor histidine kinase RppB — protein MVVNYQLKPSTASDIVSAPMMNQNNIFRSTRWRLTVFYTGVIGFLFLVCGFGVWQAIVHAHRVTLERELKSVAGNLHDNLESTLRQPGKLENASLRYLPSLYIYQNSNWVEIKPTEPHRLNPIDRGDYYIRLLDAGGDPIAQAGIEPSSLPLRRLAADSQLIEDRLGDRYQQISLPLSLHDLDGKNSLWGYIEVGRSWQEFDSYLTSIRLTILWTTPIIILLVIAVSWYLAGLAMRPLYQSYRQIQQFTTDAAHELRTPLAAVRATLESLTRMAHFSEAEARDILKVIERQNLRLSELVSDLLFLSRFDRQIKLGDRYPCSLQDILGDIEEELAALALQTGITLSSSFELTTPIIVMGNEEQLYRMVFNLVANAINYTPTGGRVTISLGYNNQHALIRIADNGIGITPEHHAKIFDRFYRVGGDRSRHSGGSGLGLAIAKAIAQSHRGSIHVQSELDKGSTFTIQLPTYG, from the coding sequence ATGGTTGTCAACTACCAATTGAAACCATCTACGGCATCGGATATCGTCTCAGCACCAATGATGAACCAAAATAATATTTTTCGTTCGACTCGTTGGCGACTGACGGTTTTTTACACGGGCGTAATTGGGTTTCTTTTTTTAGTATGTGGGTTCGGTGTCTGGCAGGCGATCGTTCACGCTCACCGCGTTACTTTAGAACGGGAATTAAAATCCGTTGCGGGAAATCTACACGACAATCTCGAATCGACTCTCCGACAGCCAGGAAAGCTTGAAAATGCTTCCTTACGATATTTGCCCAGTTTGTATATTTATCAAAATTCTAACTGGGTTGAAATAAAACCAACCGAACCGCATCGACTCAACCCAATCGATCGGGGCGATTACTATATCAGGTTGTTAGATGCTGGGGGCGATCCCATCGCTCAAGCTGGAATAGAACCCAGCAGCTTGCCTCTACGAAGATTGGCAGCAGACAGCCAGTTAATCGAAGATCGCCTGGGCGATCGCTACCAGCAAATTTCTCTACCCCTCTCCTTACACGACCTTGACGGTAAAAATTCACTTTGGGGCTACATAGAGGTGGGGCGTTCCTGGCAAGAATTTGATAGCTATCTCACTTCGATAAGACTGACAATTTTATGGACAACGCCAATTATTATCCTGTTAGTAATCGCAGTCAGTTGGTATTTAGCTGGTTTGGCAATGCGACCACTGTATCAGTCTTATCGCCAAATCCAACAGTTTACCACCGATGCCGCTCACGAACTGCGAACTCCTCTAGCTGCCGTTCGCGCCACACTTGAATCTCTTACCAGAATGGCTCATTTTTCTGAGGCTGAAGCACGGGATATCCTTAAGGTTATCGAACGTCAAAATCTCAGATTATCGGAACTAGTAAGCGATCTATTATTTCTCTCTCGCTTCGACAGACAAATAAAACTAGGCGATCGCTATCCTTGCTCCTTACAAGACATTCTTGGCGATATCGAAGAAGAGCTTGCAGCATTAGCTCTGCAAACAGGAATAACGTTAAGTAGTAGCTTTGAGTTGACTACTCCGATAATAGTTATGGGCAATGAAGAACAGCTATATAGAATGGTGTTTAATCTGGTTGCCAATGCCATAAACTACACTCCTACTGGCGGTCGGGTAACGATTTCTCTTGGGTATAACAACCAGCACGCTCTAATTCGGATCGCAGACAATGGCATCGGTATTACTCCCGAACATCATGCTAAGATTTTCGATCGCTTCTATCGGGTTGGCGGCGATCGCTCTCGTCATTCTGGTGGCTCTGGATTGGGGTTGGCAATAGCCAAAGCGATCGCTCAATCCCATCGAGGTAGCATTCACG
- a CDS encoding TVP38/TMEM64 family protein, producing MKKPKKQQILFNRQNSIALAVLILSVLVYWWLREKSEINLLDPEGLREAIQELGSLGIIVYISLIALAVVMSPIPGAPLTVAAGAVWGTLAAGIYSIIGGFLGGLIAYFIGRTLGRSAVYALTRKVIYFSKNRGEIYLGWLIFITRLLPVLSFDLISYGAGITGLSLPIYSTSTLLGMIPSTFFLTYMGAAFQVGKLLGIALLVIFLILLIGLPWGIRRYNWFGLQDIIRIE from the coding sequence ATGAAAAAACCAAAGAAGCAGCAAATTTTATTTAATCGTCAAAACAGCATTGCTCTGGCAGTGTTAATACTATCTGTATTGGTTTATTGGTGGTTGAGGGAAAAATCCGAGATTAACTTGCTCGATCCTGAAGGATTAAGAGAGGCAATTCAGGAGCTGGGTTCTCTGGGAATAATCGTTTATATCAGCCTGATTGCCTTAGCTGTGGTCATGAGTCCCATTCCAGGCGCACCTTTAACCGTAGCTGCTGGGGCAGTTTGGGGGACTTTAGCCGCAGGAATTTATAGCATCATCGGCGGTTTTTTAGGCGGGTTAATTGCTTATTTTATTGGCAGAACTTTAGGCAGATCCGCAGTTTATGCACTGACGAGAAAAGTAATTTATTTCAGCAAAAATCGGGGAGAAATTTATTTAGGCTGGCTAATCTTTATTACTCGCTTATTACCTGTTTTATCTTTTGATTTAATCAGTTATGGTGCGGGGATAACGGGACTATCTCTGCCGATCTATTCCACTTCCACACTGCTGGGGATGATTCCTTCTACTTTTTTTCTAACTTATATGGGAGCAGCTTTTCAGGTGGGAAAACTTTTAGGAATTGCCTTGCTAGTAATTTTCTTAATTTTACTGATTGGCTTGCCTTGGGGCATTCGACGCTACAACTGGTTCGGTTTGCAAGATATTATTCGCATCGAATAA
- a CDS encoding cupredoxin domain-containing protein, producing the protein MNQKTIISTFLLSFGLMFGTAQVSHAQAESSNKFPQIEQPLSLKLLVTLGGLGLIGAEVWWFVFSKTKSQQAQTHQGVQELDIIVDGGYAPDRIVVNLGQPVRLNFFRQDPSSCLEQVLFPDFHQAADLVLNQTTTVEFTPQKSGSYTFHCGMNMFRGVVEVQNTEDRADRDISQVNHNSHIPAVRELAEPEALSAQLHQGIQEMDIKVERGYEPARIIVQAGLPVRLNFFRQDPNNCLGKVLLPDFNIKADLPLNQAISLEFTPHQPGEYRFTCGMEMFHGIVEVRESGTASQQNRGEKVITHDRN; encoded by the coding sequence GTGAATCAAAAAACAATAATTTCAACTTTTTTATTAAGTTTTGGTTTGATGTTTGGTACTGCTCAAGTTTCTCATGCCCAAGCAGAATCGAGCAATAAATTCCCTCAGATCGAACAACCTTTATCTTTAAAACTATTAGTCACATTAGGAGGCTTGGGGTTAATTGGGGCTGAAGTTTGGTGGTTTGTTTTCAGTAAAACTAAATCTCAACAAGCGCAAACTCATCAGGGAGTTCAGGAACTAGATATTATCGTCGATGGCGGGTATGCTCCAGATAGAATTGTGGTCAATTTGGGTCAACCAGTAAGACTAAATTTCTTCCGCCAAGATCCTAGCAGTTGCCTTGAACAAGTTTTGTTTCCCGATTTTCACCAGGCTGCGGATCTAGTTCTGAATCAAACTACGACCGTAGAATTCACCCCCCAAAAGTCAGGAAGTTACACCTTTCACTGTGGCATGAATATGTTTCGTGGAGTGGTAGAGGTTCAGAATACAGAAGATCGAGCAGATCGAGATATTTCCCAAGTTAATCATAACAGTCATATTCCTGCGGTTAGAGAACTCGCAGAACCCGAAGCTTTATCAGCTCAACTGCATCAAGGGATTCAAGAAATGGATATTAAAGTTGAACGGGGCTACGAACCAGCGCGAATTATCGTCCAAGCTGGTTTACCCGTGCGACTAAACTTTTTCAGGCAAGACCCTAATAATTGTCTGGGGAAAGTTTTGCTACCAGATTTCAATATTAAGGCAGACTTGCCACTGAATCAGGCGATCTCGCTGGAGTTTACGCCGCATCAACCAGGGGAATATCGATTTACCTGTGGCATGGAAATGTTCCATGGCATTGTCGAAGTCCGAGAATCTGGAACTGCTAGCCAACAAAATAGAGGTGAAAAAGTAATTACCCATGACCGAAACTGA
- the rppA gene encoding two-component system response regulator RppA translates to MRILLVEDEPDLGAAIKRNLHQEAYIVDWVQNGTEAEWYLRDKAQEYTIAIFDWLLPGQTGIELCRKLRLQKNTLPVLMLTAKDSIEDRVAGLDAGADDYLIKPFGTSELLARLRALQRRSLSIQPQQLQIGDLTLDCGTHEISIGKDLERGQTILLTNKEFQILEYFMRHPNRIVTRDQILDRLWEYGTEPTSNVVAAQMRRLRRKLEQYGCQLPIETIYGIGYRLSTNDEPK, encoded by the coding sequence ATGCGAATATTATTAGTTGAAGACGAGCCAGATTTGGGTGCAGCAATCAAACGAAATCTCCACCAAGAAGCCTATATTGTAGACTGGGTGCAAAACGGTACTGAAGCCGAATGGTATTTAAGAGACAAAGCTCAAGAATATACCATAGCTATTTTTGACTGGCTGCTGCCTGGACAGACGGGTATCGAACTCTGTCGCAAGCTAAGGTTGCAAAAGAACACTCTGCCAGTATTGATGTTAACCGCTAAAGACAGCATCGAAGATAGGGTAGCAGGGTTAGATGCGGGTGCTGATGATTATCTAATCAAGCCTTTTGGTACGAGCGAACTACTAGCAAGACTGAGAGCTTTACAGAGGCGATCGCTTTCTATTCAACCCCAACAGCTACAGATAGGAGATCTGACTTTAGACTGCGGTACTCATGAGATTAGCATCGGTAAAGATTTAGAACGGGGGCAAACCATATTGCTCACCAATAAAGAGTTTCAGATACTGGAGTATTTTATGCGCCATCCCAATCGAATCGTGACTCGCGACCAGATATTAGATCGGCTATGGGAGTACGGTACAGAACCGACGAGCAACGTAGTAGCTGCCCAAATGCGAAGGTTGCGACGTAAGCTAGAGCAATATGGTTGTCAACTACCAATTGAAACCATCTACGGCATCGGATATCGTCTCAGCACCAATGATGAACCAAAATAA
- a CDS encoding heavy metal translocating P-type ATPase has protein sequence METENLRLKGMSCASCANSIEQAIQDVPGVIECNVNFAVSQATVSYNTKKTNLKRIQKAVSEAGYAAFKESEREEDEEKKAREAEQQEITRKVIVGSIISILLVIGVLPMMIGTEISWVPAWLQNFWVQLVLVTPVQFWVGKAFFVGGWKAFKRHSANMDTLVALGTAVAYLYSLFATAFPQVLESQGIEVAVYYEVSSVVITLVLLGRLLENRAKGETSEAIRKLMGLQAKTARVIRDRQEIDIPIEQVVVEDVIVVRPGEKIPVDGEVIEGGSAIDESMVTGEPIPVKKETGDEVIGATINKTGSFKFKATKVGKDTVLAQIVKLVQDAQGSKAPIQHLADRVTGWFVPVVIAIAVLTFLIWFNTIGNVTLAMITTVGVLIIACPCALGLATPTSIMVGTGKGAENGILIKGADSLELAHKLNTIVCDKTGTITQGKPSVTNYITVTGNANNNELKLLAMAAAVEKNSEHPLAEAVVNYAQSQGIQTPLPEVTNFEAVAGMGVQGNVSGNFVQIGTQRWMDALKIDTQTLESNRQQWETEAKTTALIAVNGKIEGLMGIADAIKHSSVEAVKTLQRMGLEVVMLTGDNQKTAEAIASEVGIGKVFAEVRPDQKASIIQSIQQERKSRKHKNTIVAMVGDGINDAPALAQADVGIAIGTGTDVAMAASDLTLISGDLRGIVTAIQLSHATMRNIKENLFFAYIYNTLGIPIAAGVLYPFFGWLLNPIIAGAAMAFSSVSVVTNALRLRNFKPKTYV, from the coding sequence ATGGAAACAGAGAATTTACGTTTGAAAGGCATGAGTTGTGCCTCTTGTGCCAATAGTATCGAGCAAGCGATTCAAGACGTTCCTGGCGTTATTGAATGCAATGTTAATTTTGCTGTCTCTCAAGCTACGGTATCTTATAATACAAAAAAAACTAACTTGAAACGTATTCAAAAAGCAGTATCAGAAGCAGGATATGCTGCTTTTAAAGAATCGGAGCGAGAAGAAGACGAGGAGAAAAAAGCCAGAGAAGCCGAACAACAAGAGATTACTCGGAAAGTGATCGTAGGTTCAATTATTAGCATTTTGTTAGTGATTGGCGTTTTACCGATGATGATCGGGACAGAAATCTCTTGGGTTCCTGCATGGTTGCAGAATTTTTGGGTGCAGTTAGTTTTGGTAACGCCTGTCCAGTTTTGGGTTGGAAAAGCTTTTTTTGTAGGCGGGTGGAAAGCGTTTAAACGCCATTCGGCAAACATGGATACCTTAGTAGCTTTAGGGACTGCTGTAGCCTATCTTTATTCTCTATTTGCTACTGCCTTTCCCCAGGTTCTAGAATCTCAGGGGATTGAGGTGGCAGTTTACTACGAAGTATCATCAGTAGTTATTACCTTGGTTCTCTTAGGAAGATTGTTAGAAAATCGGGCAAAGGGAGAAACTTCCGAAGCGATTCGTAAATTAATGGGGTTACAGGCAAAAACTGCCAGAGTTATTCGCGATCGCCAAGAGATCGATATTCCTATCGAACAAGTAGTAGTAGAAGATGTAATTGTGGTTCGTCCAGGAGAAAAAATTCCTGTAGATGGAGAGGTAATTGAAGGTGGTTCTGCAATTGACGAATCAATGGTAACGGGGGAACCGATTCCTGTTAAAAAAGAAACAGGGGATGAGGTAATTGGGGCGACCATAAATAAGACAGGAAGTTTTAAATTTAAAGCTACTAAAGTCGGTAAAGATACAGTCTTGGCGCAAATTGTGAAGTTAGTACAAGATGCACAAGGCAGTAAAGCTCCCATTCAACATTTAGCAGATCGAGTAACGGGTTGGTTCGTACCCGTAGTAATAGCCATTGCAGTTCTCACTTTTCTCATCTGGTTCAATACAATAGGCAATGTCACTCTAGCGATGATTACTACAGTAGGAGTTTTAATCATTGCCTGTCCTTGTGCTTTAGGTTTAGCAACCCCGACTTCGATTATGGTGGGTACGGGTAAAGGTGCAGAAAATGGGATTTTAATTAAAGGTGCAGATAGTCTGGAATTGGCACACAAACTAAATACAATTGTATGCGACAAAACTGGAACAATTACTCAAGGAAAACCCAGTGTTACCAACTATATAACTGTAACAGGTAATGCTAATAATAATGAACTTAAGTTGTTAGCCATGGCGGCTGCGGTGGAAAAAAATTCCGAACATCCTTTAGCAGAAGCAGTGGTTAATTATGCCCAATCTCAAGGCATACAAACACCCCTACCTGAAGTTACTAATTTTGAAGCTGTAGCGGGAATGGGAGTACAAGGAAATGTGTCGGGAAATTTTGTCCAAATTGGCACACAACGCTGGATGGATGCCTTAAAAATTGATACCCAAACTTTAGAATCAAACCGCCAACAATGGGAAACTGAAGCCAAAACCACTGCCTTAATAGCTGTTAATGGAAAAATTGAAGGCTTAATGGGCATTGCTGATGCCATTAAACATTCTTCGGTTGAAGCCGTTAAAACCCTGCAAAGAATGGGTTTAGAAGTGGTAATGTTAACGGGAGATAATCAGAAAACGGCAGAAGCGATCGCATCTGAAGTAGGTATCGGAAAAGTTTTTGCTGAAGTGCGTCCCGACCAAAAAGCCAGTATTATTCAATCAATTCAACAAGAGAGAAAAAGCCGAAAACATAAAAATACAATCGTAGCTATGGTTGGAGATGGCATTAACGATGCTCCAGCCTTGGCACAGGCAGATGTGGGCATTGCGATCGGTACGGGTACAGATGTAGCGATGGCAGCTAGCGATTTAACCTTAATTTCTGGAGATTTAAGGGGAATTGTCACGGCGATTCAACTGAGTCATGCCACCATGAGAAATATTAAAGAAAACCTCTTTTTTGCCTATATCTACAATACACTCGGTATTCCCATTGCAGCAGGTGTCTTGTATCCCTTTTTTGGTTGGTTACTAAATCCAATAATTGCAGGTGCTGCTATGGCTTTTAGTTCAGTTTCTGTGGTTACAAATGCTTTGAGATTACGCAATTTTAAACCCAAAACTTACGTCTAA
- a CDS encoding isoprenylcysteine carboxylmethyltransferase family protein: protein MNHPPAYGLWFVVIINSLVFIIFAFSFTKPQSPRDWRLFGAFSAFIVALFTEMYGFPLTIYLLSGWLQTRYPQLDILSHDAGHLWWTIFGMKGDPHFNFLHILSNVFILLGFILLASAWKVLYEAQRSKTLALAGPYARIRHPQYVAFITILLGFLLQWPTILTLLMFPILIFMYSRLALQEEREMRFKFGQKYDRYAATTPAFFPRFGNAVKDKS from the coding sequence ATGAACCATCCCCCTGCCTACGGACTTTGGTTTGTAGTAATTATTAACTCTTTGGTTTTTATCATCTTTGCTTTTAGCTTCACCAAACCCCAAAGCCCACGGGATTGGCGTTTGTTTGGTGCTTTTTCTGCTTTTATCGTGGCACTGTTTACGGAAATGTATGGATTTCCTCTAACCATTTATCTGCTCTCAGGTTGGCTGCAAACTCGCTATCCCCAGTTGGATATCCTGTCTCATGATGCTGGGCATCTCTGGTGGACAATCTTTGGTATGAAAGGAGATCCTCATTTTAATTTCCTTCATATTCTGAGTAATGTCTTTATTTTACTAGGCTTCATTTTACTCGCTTCTGCTTGGAAAGTACTCTATGAAGCCCAACGCAGTAAAACCTTGGCTCTTGCAGGACCCTACGCCAGAATTCGCCACCCTCAATACGTTGCTTTTATTACAATTCTGCTTGGTTTTTTACTTCAATGGCCCACCATTCTGACCCTACTAATGTTTCCCATACTAATTTTTATGTACTCCAGACTGGCATTACAAGAAGAACGGGAAATGCGGTTCAAATTCGGTCAAAAGTACGATCGCTATGCTGCAACTACTCCAGCCTTTTTCCCGCGTTTCGGTAATGCAGTCAAGGATAAAAGCTGA
- a CDS encoding heavy-metal-associated domain-containing protein, with translation MSKTSYLQLENMMCEFCAETIERAVQSLPGVNKCEVDMATKQVTIHHNSERVNLERIQKALASSGYASRSFDKQPDSTKVQ, from the coding sequence ATGAGCAAGACAAGCTATCTGCAATTGGAAAATATGATGTGTGAATTTTGCGCCGAGACTATCGAAAGAGCAGTTCAAAGTCTGCCTGGGGTGAATAAATGTGAGGTCGATATGGCAACCAAACAAGTCACTATTCACCACAACTCAGAGCGCGTGAATTTAGAGAGAATTCAAAAAGCTCTTGCTAGTTCTGGATACGCTTCTCGATCCTTCGACAAACAACCTGACTCAACCAAGGTTCAGTAG